From a region of the Notolabrus celidotus isolate fNotCel1 chromosome 14, fNotCel1.pri, whole genome shotgun sequence genome:
- the sdhdb gene encoding succinate dehydrogenase [ubiquinone] cytochrome b small subunit B, mitochondrial — protein MAAIVRLSSVCRRGVKPLFYQSTLLARPLVVPYKHQEQPYQLTARIHSSQALYAGSGSKAASLHWTAERVVSILLLALGPAAYFSPSPVIDYSLAAALTLHGHWGIGQVLTDYVHGEPKIKMANAGLFLLSTVTFAGLCYFNYNDVGICKALALLWSK, from the exons ATGGCGGCGATCGTCAGGTTGAGTTCTGTGTGTCGCAGAGGAGTCAAAC CTCTGTTTTACCAAAGCACTTTGCTGGCCAGGCCGCTGGTCGTACCGTACAAACACCAGGAGCAGCCGTACCAGCTGACGGCGAGGATCCACTCGTCACAGGCTCTTTATG CGGGTTCTGGATCTAAAGCTGCCTCTCTGCACTGGACAGCAGAGCGAGTAGTGAGCATCCTGCTGCTGGCCCTGGGACCGGCAGCGTATTTCAGTCCCTCTCCTGTCATCGATTACTCGCTGGCTGCTGCTCTGACCCTGCACGGACACTG GGGTATCGGGCAGGTCTTGACAGATTACGTCCACGGCGAACCGAAGATCAAGATGGCCAACGCgggtctcttcctcctctccacgGTCACCTTCGCCGGCCTCTGCTACTTCAACTACAACGACGTGGGCATCTGCAAAGCCCTCGCCCTGCTGTGGAGCAAATAA